In a genomic window of Quercus lobata isolate SW786 chromosome 4, ValleyOak3.0 Primary Assembly, whole genome shotgun sequence:
- the LOC115985463 gene encoding uncharacterized protein LOC115985463: MSRPPITNTAPPHIVEEMQMMKERMECMMNAFKGRVSSDLDNLVHRTDSPFTMDVNSFPFPPKFRMPQVKNYDGNKDPLDHLESFKTLMHLQGISDEIMCRAFPTTLRGPTRIWFSRLTPNSISSFKELSAQFASHFIRGHRYKKSTACLMNIKQWEDETLRSYITRFNKEALSIGETDDKILVATFMNGLRKGKFLFSLYKNDLKTMSDVLYWATKYMNAEDALLAREEKPKKRERQEEAWQDKGRKMARARDKREDRRSRPSTGRFTNFTPLNTPIDQVLMQVKDE; this comes from the coding sequence ATGAGTCGTCCACCCATTACTAATACGGCCCCACCCCATATCGTCGaggagatgcagatgatgaaagAACGGATGGAATGCATGATGAACGCGTTTAAGGGAAGAGTTTCTAGTGATCTCGACAATCTAGTCCATAGAACAGATTCACCATTCACCATGGACGTCAACTCTTTTCCCTTTCCTCCAAAGTTTCGTATGCCGCAAGTGAAAAATTACGACGGAAACAAGGACCCGCTGGATCACTTAGAGtctttcaagaccctgatgcaccttcaggggaTATCAGATGAGAttatgtgtagggccttccccaCCACGCTGAGGGGCCCTACAAGGATATGGTTCAGCAGGCTGACGCCCAACTCCATTAGTTCCTTCAAAGAGTTGAGCGCCCAGTTCGCATCGCACTTTATCAGGGGACACAGGTATAAGAAGTCTACTGCATGCCTGATGAATATTAAGCAGTGGGAGGATGAGACGCTGAGGTCCTACATAACTCGTTTTAATAAGGAAGCACTCTCGATCGGCGAAACCGACGACAAGATCCTCGTAGCAACCTTCATGAACGGATTACGAAAAGGTAAATTTTTATTCTCCTTATACAAGAATGACCTGAAAACCATGTCAGATGTGCTTTACTGGgccaccaagtacatgaatgctgaagatGCGCTATTGGCACGCGAAGAAAAAcccaagaagagagagaggcaggAGGAAGCCTGGCAGGATAAGGGTAGGAAGATGGCTAGAGCAAGAGATAAGAGAGAGGATCGACGATCCAGGCCCTCGACGGGGAGGTTTACAAACTTCACCCCTTTGAATACCCCGATTGATCAGGTCTTGATGCAGGTCAAAGATGAATGA